Sequence from the Candidatus Thioglobus sp. NP1 genome:
ATGAATAATTTGCTCAGAGGGAAGGCTTATCATTTCAGAAAGTAAGGCAAAGTCAGAGTCTTTATTAAAAATATTTTTGATCATTTCAAAGAGTTTTTGCTCTTCAACGTGCTCAGAATTTAATATATATTCCAACCAGAGACTTTGAACATTATCCCACCGATTAAATGGATCACTATCACCAGATGCAAGATAAATCCTATCACTTATTGAAAGATTAGAGTTAAATTTAACAGGCGCTGAAAAACCCCTAAACCATGAGGCTATTGGTTTTGCTTTGATATTTTTAAATTCAAAAGTTTTAACAAGTTCATCAACTAGAATCATTCCTGAATCAAGCTCTATACCATCGGCACTCAATAAGCCAAAATTATTTGGAATTACAAAAGGTTCTGTTTGATTTTTTTGGGTAAATGTTGCACGATAAATATTTTGACTTGAGTCATACTCATCTTCAATACTCACTTCAGGTGTTCCAGATTTACTATACCAGGGCATAAAATTTTCAAAGTTATAATTATTTGCATCTGCCATGCTTGCTACAAAATCATCAATAGTAACTGCATCGCCATCATGCCTATCAAAATACAGCCCCATACCTTTTTGAAAACCCTCTTCACCAAGAATGGTATGAATCATACGAATAACTTCTGCACCTTTCTCATAAACAGTCGATGTATAGAAATTATCCATTGCAATATAAGATTCTGGTCGAACTGGATGAGCCATAGGGCCAGCATCTTCAGCAAATTGTCTGGTCTTTAATTGATTAACATCTGTAATTCTTTGAATAGCTCTTGAACGCAAATCAGAAGAAAACTCTTGATCTCTAAAAACAGTCAATCCCTCTTTTAGACTCAACTGAAACCAATCCCGACAAGTGACTCTATTTCCAGTCCAATTATGAAAATACTCATGAGCAATAATTGATTCAATTCGAATAAAGCTAGAATCTGTAGATGTTTCTTGATTAGCAAGGACACAATCAGAATTAAAAATATTTAAACCTTTATTCTCCATTGCACCCATATTGAAATCATCAACCGCAACAATCATATATATATCCAAATCATAACTCAAATTGAACCTCTGCTCGTCCCATTTAAAAGCCTTTATAAGAGACTCCATTGCAAAAGCAGTTTTATGCATGTTATGCGGCTCAACATAAATTCTTAAATCAACCTCTCTTCCTGTTGAAGTCATAAAGCTGTCTTGCAGATAATCTAATTTACCGGCAACTAGCGCAAATAAATAGCATGGCTTTGGAGTAGGATCATGCCAAATAGCCTGAGTAGCTGATTCACTAACTAAATTTCCATTACTAAGGAGTACTGGGTAGTTATCCCTATTTGCATTTATTGTAGTAGTAAAAACACTTAGAACATCTGGTCTATCTAAGAAGTAAGTTATTTCTCTAAAACCCATTGCCTCGCATTGTGTACAAAAATTTCCACTGGACTGATAAAGGCCATTCAGATCAGTTTTACTCTCAGGATGAATTCGAACCTTAACATCTAATATAAATGCATCTGGTGGATTTAAAAGTGACAAACCATTATTCAAGAGTTCATAATTGGCATTCTTACCATCAACTTCAATAGATATTAGCTCTAAAGCTTCTCCATTTAAAAAAAGCTCCTTTACTAATTCCTCAGAATTAGGATTTTTATAAAAAGAAATTTGAGAAGTGACAATAGTTTCATCCTCTTTAAGATCAAAGCTGAGCTTAGTAGTTTTTATAAGATGCGAGCTAGCTGTATAATTTTTGCGATAAATTGGTTTTGGCTTTAAAGTAGAAATAGTAATGCTCCTAATAAAATTCTATAAATAACAAATGGCATAAAGCCAATTCTTTCAACTAAACGAATAAAAAATACTATTGTTGTGTATGCAGCAATAAATGCGATTATAAAACCCATTAATAGCAGTGTCCAATCAACCTGACTGGCCACAGTTGATAATTCAAAAGTTTTTAATAGAGTTGCGAGTGTAATTACTGGAATTGACAATAAAAATGCATATTTAATTGACAAAGCTCTTGATAAGCCAATAAATAAAGCAGCCGTAATAGTTATTCCCGATCGTGAGACTCCTGGTATTAAAGCCAAGGCTTGAAAACAGCCAATTATTAGAATATCCGAACCACGAATAAAATCTCTACTTTTTCCAATAGTTTTTTGAATCCAATCTGAGAAACCAAGTAATATTCCAAAAAAAATCGTTGCAAATGCTACCACATGATAGCTCCTAAAATTTGAAACAATATAATCTTCAAATAAAATTCCAGTTAGCCCAACGGGGATAGTACCTAATAAGATTGCCCAGGCAAGCATTGCCTCTCCCTCTAATCTCCTATTAACTATAGAACTAAAAAAATCTTTAGAAATAACAACTAAAGTCGTTCTATAGTAGAAAATAATTGCACACAATGTTGCAAAATGCAGAACGACATCAAATGCAAGTCCCTGATCAGGCCAATCTAAGAACTTTGGAAGAATAACTAAATGAGCAGAAGAAGATATAGGAAGAAATTCTGTCAAGCCTTGAATTAATGCTAGGGTAATTGTCTGAGTAATATCCATTTATTAAAGTTTTTTAGTAAGGTCTTGCTCTTTAAAACCGTCTAATTTTACTGCTTGTTTCTTAGATAATGCCATCACTTTAAAAATCTCACCCATTTCATTTGGCAGGATTAGTTGCTTGATCTGCTGTGCAAGGTCAATTCTAATATTAGTATCTTTTTCATTTAAAAGATACTTTTCAATTCCTAAAGATATTAAAAACATTGCTTGAGTGCAGTATCCTGAAACCTCAAAACCTGATTTAATTGCAGAGTCTGCAATGTCGGAAAAGTTAACTGAGGTTGTAATATCTTGAATACCAATATTGCAAAAAGGATCATTGCCAGCCTTATGTTTGTAAAAACACTTTAAGGTACCATCATTTCGTTGCGAGTGAAAATATTCACTACGATCCATTCCATAATCAATAAGTAAAATTGTCCCCTCTTTAATTGAATCACATAATGATTTAATCCATGCCATGGCATGTAAATTTACTTCTGTTGTGTACCCCTCTTCAACATCATGAGGTAATCTGACTGAATCGTTTGCAAAAGGCACATCAAAACCCCTCCAATAAAAACCATCTTTATTGAAACCAACCCCAAGTTCATTAAATTTGCCATTAGAAAACCTTACTCTTTTTGCAGGCATAGCATCAAGAACCTCATTAGCAATAACAACACCGGTAAAATCTTTTGGAAGTTCACTTAGCCATTCAACTCGATCAATGAGCTCTGGCAATACTTTCTTGATAGTATCTCTCTGGATTATTTTTAGCCTTGCACTTAACTCAATAATAAAATATTTATTGGGTACACAATCCAACCTTGCTAATTCAAATAAAATTTGAGAAGATAAAACACCACTCCCTGCTCCAAATTCTAATATATCTCCTTCATTGAGAATTTGTTTACATTGTCTGGCTATTGAATATCCAAATAAGTCAGATATTTCAGGTGCCGTAATAAAGTCTCCCTGCTTACCAATTATGCTTTTATTTGAACGATAATAGCCAAACTTTGAATGATACAAAGCAAAGTTCATAAATACGTCAAAGCCGATGGGCTTTGCATTTTCAGTTATGGATTTAGATATAATATCTTGTAAGCTCATATTGAAAATTATTTTATACTGTCATTGTCTTTATTTGCTAAAAAACAAAATTTACTTACTAACCCTTAATTAATTATGAATAAAGATATAAAAACTGCATTAGTTACAGGCAGCTCTGCTCGAATTGGTGCTGAAATAATCAGAGTGCTTCACAAAAATAATTATCAAGTAATTATTCATTGTAACAACTCTAAAGAAATAGCAGATCAACTTTGCAATGACCTCAATAATTTGAGAGAAAACTCAGCAAAGGTTATTGTTTGTGACCTTTCAAATATTGCATCAATTGATATGATTAATGATTCAATAGACTCTCTAGATTTATTAGTCAATAATGCATCAGTCTTTTATCCAAATTCTATTGGTGAAAGTAGCCCAGAACACTGGGATAGCATATTAAATGTTAATCTAAAGGCGCCTTTCTTTCTGGCAAAGGGGCTAAGTGAAAAACTATCTTCTCAAAATGGATCTATTATTAATATAATAGATATTCATGCTGAGCGCCCGCTAGAAAAACATGCCATCTATAATATTTCTAAAGCTGGTCTTAAAATGCTTACTCAGACTCTTGCTAAAGAGCTTGCTCCAAGTATTCGAGTAAATGGTGTTTCACCAGGATCAATTTTGTGGCCTGAGCAGGATGCACAACTGACTGATGATGATAAAAATTTAATGCTTAAAAAAATTCCTCTTAATAGTCAAGGCTCTCCAAAAGATATAGCAGATACTGTTCTTTTTTTAGCCAATGCTAACTACATAACAGGTCAAACTATAAATGTAGATGGAGGTCGAACTCTAGCTCAGTAAGAAACTTAAATTTATCTAAACATGGTATAATTCATTTGTTGATATTTATTTTCGACAAACAAGAATTTTTTTTACAATAGTTTCAACATATAGAAAAAAAGAAATATTGTAATTAAGGTATTTTTTTATGGGCTTATTGATGCCTTGTACAAAACCATATTTTAGTAATTGATGAATTTTAACAATCAAACTTATATTCGAATCCAGCACTTAAGTGTTGAGGCTTTGTATGTTCTCAATAGTCCAGATATTATAGGACTTCATAATGAATCACATTCTCATAAATGCTATCCACAAGGAAGAGATCCGGGTGGCAATCGTCAGGAGCCAAAAGCTTACTGATCTTAATATAGAAACAAGCCTAAATAGAAAGACTAAAGGCAATATTTATAAAGCAAAGATTTCTCGTGTTGAGCAATCCCTTGAAGCGGCTTTTGTCGATTATGGTAAGGATAAGCATGGTTTTTTGCCTTTCAAGGAGATCTCTCCATTTTTTTCAGATGGTGTAAAACCAAAGGGAGAGAAGCTAGCAATTAGTGATGTCCTTAAAGAAGGGCAGGAAATAATTATTCAAGTTGAAAAGGAAGAACGGGGCAATAAAGGAGCCGCATTAAGTACTTATATAAATTTAGCTGGAGCTTACATGATTCTTACGCCAAATAATCCTAAAAGTTCAGGTATTTCAAGACAAATTAATGCTACTGAACGTCAAGACTTAAAAAATCTTCTACCAAAACTTACAGTGCCAAAACATTCTGGATTGATTATCCGTACAGAAGGTGCTGGAAGAGGTGTTACTGAATTGCAATGGGAAGTTGATCATTTAACTCAATTATGGAAATCAATTAAGACTGCCACCAAGAGCCAGGATGGTCCCTTCCTAATTTATCAAGAGAGTGATATTACAGTTAGAGCACTTCGTGATTATCTTAGAGAGGATACCGATAGTGTTATTATCGATGATTTAGAAACTTATCAAAAAGCAAGAGACTTTATAAGCTTTGTAATGCCTCACTATCTAGATAAGATTAAATTCTTTGATGTTACTGAACACTCTCTTTTTGCTCATATGGGTGTTGAATCTCAAGTTAAAAGTGTTTTTGATCGAGAAGTCTCATTGAAGTCTGGTGCAACAATTGTTTTTGATGCTACAGAGGCATTAACTGCCATTGATATTAACTCTGCACGGGCAACAAGAGGAACAAGCATTGAGGATACAGCTCATAAAGCAAACCTTGATGCGGCAGAAGAAATTGCATTACAACTTCAGTTAAGAGATATCGGTGGTCTAGTGGTTATTGATTTTATTGATATGGCATCAGAATCAAATAGAAAATCAATTGAAAAGTTAATGGAAAAAGCTACTGCTAATGATAGAGCTCGAGTTCAAATAGGAACAATATCAAGATTTGGTTTATTGGAACTATCCAGACAACGCTTAATGAACTCGGTAGCAGAATCAACTGGAAAAACTTGTTCAGTTTGTAATGGAAGTGGAACAAATCCAACCATCCCTTCTTTATCATTAAGAATCATTCGTCAGCTTGAAGATTCTCTTAATTCCTCAAAAAATGGAGGCGACGTTACAATACAATCAAGTGTTGAGGTTATTACCTATCTTCTTAATGAAAAAAGACAAAATATAATTGAAATGGAGCAAAAGAATGACCTTAAGATAACTCTTCTCCCAAATCAATATATGCATTTTCCTCATTTCACTATAAATAAACAAAAAGGTGACAAGAGATCCCATCATAAGAGCTTCCAGGGTGTATCGAAACCACAAGAAAATCCTAATGAAATTAACTATATTGATAAACCAGACCTTCCGGCAATTTCAGTAAATCACCCTACTACTAAAATGCCAGAAAAGAAAGTTTCATTTATGACTAAATTATCTGATATTTTTTCTTCTGAAAAGAAATCATCGACACCTGCTAGGAATACTAGGCCTCAAAATAGGAACCAGAATCAGAATCGTAACCGTAATCAGAATCGGAATCGTAACCGTAATCAGAATCGGAATCAAGCTGCTCAAGAAAACACAAATATTAGTGATAATTCAAAAAATACTAACAATCAAAATAGGAATAAGAATCTAAAAAGTAATCCTAATTCTCAACATAAAAAAAATGTATCTAATATAACTAATGCTAATGAGAATGTTGTGACTAAAACTCCTGAGAATGTTGTGACTAAGACTCCTGAGAATGTTGTGACTAAGACTCCTGAGAATGTTGTGACTAAGACTCCTGAGAATGTTGTGACTAAAACTCCTGAGAATGTTGTGACTAAGACTCCTGAGAATGTTGTGACTAAGACTCCTGAGAATGTTGTGACTAAGACTCCTGAGAATGTTGTGACTAAGACTCCTGAGAATGTTATTCCAAAGCCAGCTAAGAAAACTGCACGTAAACCAGCAAAAAAAGCTGTTAATAAAAACTTAGAAAAAACTACTAAAAAATTGGATGAATAAAATTCTTATGTCTTTATGAAGAAATATGCCGTGATTGGAAATCCAGTTCATCATAGCTTATCGCCCATGATTCATGCCCAATTTGCTGAGCAGTTTGGGCTATCTATTTCTTATGAAAAAATTCTATCACCACTTGGTGGTTTTGCTAAAGATTCTATGGACTTTATTGTATCAGGTGGCTTAGGATTTAATATTACCTTGCCTTATAAAGTAAATGCCTATGAATTTTGTTCTAAGCTAACTTTAAACGCTGAGGTAGCAGGTGCTGTAAATACCATTAAAGTTGAAAGAAATGAAATTATTGGTGACAATACTGATGGAATTGGACTAGTTAATGATTTTAAAAATAATCTACAACAATCTTTTGAAGGTAAAGAAGTTTTAATTATTGGAGCTGGTGGAGCAACGCAAGGAATATTGAAGCCAATTCTAGATTGTAATCCTGAGAAGATATTACTTGCAAATCGAACAAAAGAAAAATCCTTAAAGTTATCCCAAAAATTTTCTAAATATGGAAAAGTTTGCGGCTTTGGACTTAATCAAATTAAAGCCAAGTCAGTTGACATTGTTATTAATGCTACAAGTGCCTCACTTGATGGAAAAATGCCTGAAATTACTGGTGGCGTTGCTCAAGGTGCATTTTGTTATGACTTGATGTATGGTGTTGAAACGCCTTTTATGAAGTGGGCAAAAGAAAATTCTGCCTCAAAAGTGAGTGATGGTCTGGGAATGTTAGTAGAGCAGGCTGCTAGCTCATTTACCTTCTGGCATAGCAAAACTCCAGATACTAAAGAGGTAATTAAATTAATTAGGGCGAAAGTCGACTAGTATTCCATCCGTCATTTTCTCTTTCATAAATGATACGGTCATGAAGTCGGTTTTCTCTTCCTTGCCAAAATTCAATAGAATTTGGTACCAGCCTATAACCACCCCAAAAATCTGGCAATGGAATATCTTTATTCTCAAACTTTTTTTTCATTGAGGCAAACTGATCAACCAAGACATCTCTAGAATCAATTTTTGAGGATTGCTTGGATGCCCAGGCACCTATTTGTGAGTCTCTTGGCCTTGATTGAAAATACTTTAAAGATTCATTCTTTGTAATTTTTTCAATATTACCTATAATTCTTACTTGCCTTTCAAGTGCTAACCAAGGAAAAAGAATTGCACCTTGCTGTCTCTTTTCAATTTGTATAGACTTCTTTGAATCATAGTTTGTAAAAAAAACAAAGCCTTTCTCATCAAAAAACTTAAGGAGAACTGTACGGATACCTATTTCATTGTCAGCTGTTGCAAGACTCATTGCACTTGGCTCAATTAGTCCAGCTTGCATCGCCTGATCAAACCATATAGAAAACTGCTTAATTGGATCAATATCAAGCTCATCTTTATCAATACCACTCTTTAGGTACTCTTTCCTTAGATTACTTAAATCACCATTCATAACTAATCTCCATTAGAAAGGAATTAAATTGCTTTTTTTAGATTCGGTAAGATGTTTTGTTATTAAAGACTTAACTGGAGGAAAGCGATTTGCAAACTTCAAGACCAGTCTTCTAATTTGCTTAGAGGCAGCAGCATCATTTGTAAACAAGGAAACAACACCATTAGTGCCAAAATACATAATTCTTGAAAGATGTATCTGCTTATTTTCAAACTCCTTTAAAACAATACTTGAACCTATATCATTACCAGTCTTAATGGCCTTAATAATTGAATTTGAAAGAATATCTTGCCCTCTGAGGCCTAAATTAAAACCATGGGCAGTTACTGGATGCATTCCAACAGCTGCATCTCCAATAAGTGCAAATCTTGTTGATATGAACTTCTGAGCATATACACCAACCAAAGGGTAAGAGAATCGTTGTCCAATTTGTTTCATTTGACCTAGTTTTCCACCAAAACCATCACTTGTCATCTCACAAAATTTTTCTTCATCCATTTCAAGCATTTCATCCGCCTGATCTGTTGGAACCGTTAGAACTACTGAAGAAATGTCACCATTAAGAGGTAATAGAGCTAAAGTATGTCCATAATTAAAACATTCTAAAGCAGTATGATCGTGTGGTTTCTCATGGGACACCCTTGTAATTATCATTACCTTAGAAAAGTCCTTCATCATTGAGGGAATACCCATCTTTCTTCTAATTTCAGAAAAGCGGCTATCTGCTGCAACAATTAGCTTTGAATTTATGATTTGACCATCAGAAAGAGTAATGCTTGACTCACTTATATTCGTATTGATATCATCAACTGAAAGGTCATTAATAAAGGTAAGATTTTCTAATTTTGAAGCTTTTTGAAATAATGCTAATCTTATTAAATTATTTGGAACAAGATAGCCTAGAGCGTCGATTTTAGATTTTTTAGTATCAAAATTTAATAAAGACTCAGAATCTCCATCAAAAACCTTTGCCTGTTTCAGAGGACTTACTTTGGATGCATCTATTAAATCCCAAACACCCATTTTTTTAAGAATCTTTAATGAATTATGAGTCAAAGCAGTCTCTCTTCCATCCGCCTTAGGATTATTAATTGTCGAAATAGGAGACTTTTCAACAATAAGAGTTTTTAGGTTCTGATTAGCTAGAGAGCATGCAAAACTAAGGCCTGCAGGACCAGCACCGATAATTATAATATCAAAATCTTTTTCTGTAGTTTTTTGATTCATCAAAGTATTTATTTTTATCCTTTGTGATGATGGTAAATTAAGATATAACCTATTGACTAGAATCCTTAGATTCTGCAATTTGCTTCAACCAGTAGGCACTTTTACCAAGATCTTTCTCAGTCCCAATTCCCTCTTTATACATTTCAGCAACCTTAATTTGAGATTCTAAATAACCCCTTCTAGCAGCCGTAATATAATATTCATAGGCTTTATTATAGTCTTGTGAAGCACCCTTCCCAGTTTCATACATTTCAGCAAGATTGTGTTGAGCAAAAAGATAGTCCTGATTTGCAGCTAAACTAATCCAACCAAATGCTTTATCATAATCCGTTGTTACCCC
This genomic interval carries:
- the pepN gene encoding aminopeptidase N → MRSITISTLKPKPIYRKNYTASSHLIKTTKLSFDLKEDETIVTSQISFYKNPNSEELVKELFLNGEALELISIEVDGKNANYELLNNGLSLLNPPDAFILDVKVRIHPESKTDLNGLYQSSGNFCTQCEAMGFREITYFLDRPDVLSVFTTTINANRDNYPVLLSNGNLVSESATQAIWHDPTPKPCYLFALVAGKLDYLQDSFMTSTGREVDLRIYVEPHNMHKTAFAMESLIKAFKWDEQRFNLSYDLDIYMIVAVDDFNMGAMENKGLNIFNSDCVLANQETSTDSSFIRIESIIAHEYFHNWTGNRVTCRDWFQLSLKEGLTVFRDQEFSSDLRSRAIQRITDVNQLKTRQFAEDAGPMAHPVRPESYIAMDNFYTSTVYEKGAEVIRMIHTILGEEGFQKGMGLYFDRHDGDAVTIDDFVASMADANNYNFENFMPWYSKSGTPEVSIEDEYDSSQNIYRATFTQKNQTEPFVIPNNFGLLSADGIELDSGMILVDELVKTFEFKNIKAKPIASWFRGFSAPVKFNSNLSISDRIYLASGDSDPFNRWDNVQSLWLEYILNSEHVEEQKLFEMIKNIFNKDSDFALLSEMISLPSEQIIHQHVGRINVKQVHLQRETSILSISKALKELFYDTFQKLNYKKDYDLSSASVGERALKNKCLSFLVKLGEYELAFKQYNNADNMTDQFSAFQCLLDSSSPYKEEVIERFYSQHKKDAQVMDKWFSAQSISSSTSVADIRKLMKHNLFKMTNPNRIRSVMGSFTQNSIQFHCKEGYQLATEVILELDSLNPQIAARFAGIYNHWRRFIDDYSSLQEDQLKLILDSHKLTDDVYEIVNTALKGNS
- a CDS encoding undecaprenyl-diphosphate phosphatase produces the protein MDITQTITLALIQGLTEFLPISSSAHLVILPKFLDWPDQGLAFDVVLHFATLCAIIFYYRTTLVVISKDFFSSIVNRRLEGEAMLAWAILLGTIPVGLTGILFEDYIVSNFRSYHVVAFATIFFGILLGFSDWIQKTIGKSRDFIRGSDILIIGCFQALALIPGVSRSGITITAALFIGLSRALSIKYAFLLSIPVITLATLLKTFELSTVASQVDWTLLLMGFIIAFIAAYTTIVFFIRLVERIGFMPFVIYRILLGALLFLL
- a CDS encoding class I SAM-dependent methyltransferase, yielding MSLQDIISKSITENAKPIGFDVFMNFALYHSKFGYYRSNKSIIGKQGDFITAPEISDLFGYSIARQCKQILNEGDILEFGAGSGVLSSQILFELARLDCVPNKYFIIELSARLKIIQRDTIKKVLPELIDRVEWLSELPKDFTGVVIANEVLDAMPAKRVRFSNGKFNELGVGFNKDGFYWRGFDVPFANDSVRLPHDVEEGYTTEVNLHAMAWIKSLCDSIKEGTILLIDYGMDRSEYFHSQRNDGTLKCFYKHKAGNDPFCNIGIQDITTSVNFSDIADSAIKSGFEVSGYCTQAMFLISLGIEKYLLNEKDTNIRIDLAQQIKQLILPNEMGEIFKVMALSKKQAVKLDGFKEQDLTKKL
- a CDS encoding pteridine reductase codes for the protein MKTALVTGSSARIGAEIIRVLHKNNYQVIIHCNNSKEIADQLCNDLNNLRENSAKVIVCDLSNIASIDMINDSIDSLDLLVNNASVFYPNSIGESSPEHWDSILNVNLKAPFFLAKGLSEKLSSQNGSIINIIDIHAERPLEKHAIYNISKAGLKMLTQTLAKELAPSIRVNGVSPGSILWPEQDAQLTDDDKNLMLKKIPLNSQGSPKDIADTVLFLANANYITGQTINVDGGRTLAQ
- a CDS encoding Rne/Rng family ribonuclease, whose product is MNHILINAIHKEEIRVAIVRSQKLTDLNIETSLNRKTKGNIYKAKISRVEQSLEAAFVDYGKDKHGFLPFKEISPFFSDGVKPKGEKLAISDVLKEGQEIIIQVEKEERGNKGAALSTYINLAGAYMILTPNNPKSSGISRQINATERQDLKNLLPKLTVPKHSGLIIRTEGAGRGVTELQWEVDHLTQLWKSIKTATKSQDGPFLIYQESDITVRALRDYLREDTDSVIIDDLETYQKARDFISFVMPHYLDKIKFFDVTEHSLFAHMGVESQVKSVFDREVSLKSGATIVFDATEALTAIDINSARATRGTSIEDTAHKANLDAAEEIALQLQLRDIGGLVVIDFIDMASESNRKSIEKLMEKATANDRARVQIGTISRFGLLELSRQRLMNSVAESTGKTCSVCNGSGTNPTIPSLSLRIIRQLEDSLNSSKNGGDVTIQSSVEVITYLLNEKRQNIIEMEQKNDLKITLLPNQYMHFPHFTINKQKGDKRSHHKSFQGVSKPQENPNEINYIDKPDLPAISVNHPTTKMPEKKVSFMTKLSDIFSSEKKSSTPARNTRPQNRNQNQNRNRNQNRNRNRNQNRNQAAQENTNISDNSKNTNNQNRNKNLKSNPNSQHKKNVSNITNANENVVTKTPENVVTKTPENVVTKTPENVVTKTPENVVTKTPENVVTKTPENVVTKTPENVVTKTPENVVTKTPENVIPKPAKKTARKPAKKAVNKNLEKTTKKLDE
- the aroE gene encoding shikimate dehydrogenase; amino-acid sequence: MKKYAVIGNPVHHSLSPMIHAQFAEQFGLSISYEKILSPLGGFAKDSMDFIVSGGLGFNITLPYKVNAYEFCSKLTLNAEVAGAVNTIKVERNEIIGDNTDGIGLVNDFKNNLQQSFEGKEVLIIGAGGATQGILKPILDCNPEKILLANRTKEKSLKLSQKFSKYGKVCGFGLNQIKAKSVDIVINATSASLDGKMPEITGGVAQGAFCYDLMYGVETPFMKWAKENSASKVSDGLGMLVEQAASSFTFWHSKTPDTKEVIKLIRAKVD
- the pdxH gene encoding pyridoxamine 5'-phosphate oxidase, with translation MNGDLSNLRKEYLKSGIDKDELDIDPIKQFSIWFDQAMQAGLIEPSAMSLATADNEIGIRTVLLKFFDEKGFVFFTNYDSKKSIQIEKRQQGAILFPWLALERQVRIIGNIEKITKNESLKYFQSRPRDSQIGAWASKQSSKIDSRDVLVDQFASMKKKFENKDIPLPDFWGGYRLVPNSIEFWQGRENRLHDRIIYERENDGWNTSRLSP
- the ubiM gene encoding 5-demethoxyubiquinol-8 5-hydroxylase UbiM, producing MNQKTTEKDFDIIIIGAGPAGLSFACSLANQNLKTLIVEKSPISTINNPKADGRETALTHNSLKILKKMGVWDLIDASKVSPLKQAKVFDGDSESLLNFDTKKSKIDALGYLVPNNLIRLALFQKASKLENLTFINDLSVDDINTNISESSITLSDGQIINSKLIVAADSRFSEIRRKMGIPSMMKDFSKVMIITRVSHEKPHDHTALECFNYGHTLALLPLNGDISSVVLTVPTDQADEMLEMDEEKFCEMTSDGFGGKLGQMKQIGQRFSYPLVGVYAQKFISTRFALIGDAAVGMHPVTAHGFNLGLRGQDILSNSIIKAIKTGNDIGSSIVLKEFENKQIHLSRIMYFGTNGVVSLFTNDAAASKQIRRLVLKFANRFPPVKSLITKHLTESKKSNLIPF